A genomic region of Chryseobacterium sp. KACC 21268 contains the following coding sequences:
- a CDS encoding TonB-dependent receptor yields the protein MKLLLSSVGLFAGALSFAQTTSDTIKSKEIEAVTLVARKPTVENKADRTVFNVANSSILAGNTTWDIVRMTPLVSIDNNDNVKAEGESVTVYINDRKSVFTGKELKEYLKTIPADNLMKIEVITSPSSRYEATGSVINIVLKKRDDEGLKGSISLTNTQNTKNNQYGSLNLNYHKKYFTQTFTGSYSDNVFINSNSSRNTYYKDNSLQLIDAESAYTGKSPSFSSTSEFELNDKNNVGLVLEYFRGDRGATTNSTVNNYLGDVFQNGFVQNLNSATINNTLGTNLFYKYYDKEKNRILDINIGTNYDSEKGTTNFDRFDESNSLTEQRFIDNYSQNRNYFAKVDYTMPIGKGGSFEVGGKANFNNNVIPNNYRYFFDNGLEADSNIFKYTENINSLYANYSQTFFEKLETRIGLRYEYIKYKIRQNGVDARTDSYGTFLPNLLIKYAFSPNYDLSLTYNRNLWRPWYSEFNTFEMPSNNGFYYRGNTELLPNPSDRIALKFGIHKKYFISARYMFTDQDYWTNYLEEDGRTISFPDNFKGKVEKLYVFANTNQNLFKNKLNVNFGIGWYYIDNSDFNSRNRLSPESNYINYFSGSTNLSYTNLFNKNINISAWMSVDNQNNGNSVANQYNFFHNISVTKIFPVSQIETSLQLMNIFKRPSMDMTTYSQIGTFQNRNKWDWYGFSLTFVKRFGNQKVKENTKTDVEKNSGGSK from the coding sequence ATGAAATTACTCTTATCCTCTGTGGGATTGTTTGCTGGAGCATTATCTTTCGCGCAAACGACAAGTGATACCATCAAATCCAAAGAAATAGAAGCCGTGACTTTGGTCGCCAGAAAACCAACCGTCGAAAACAAAGCAGACAGAACGGTTTTCAACGTCGCAAACAGCTCTATTCTTGCGGGAAATACGACTTGGGACATCGTGAGAATGACGCCTTTGGTAAGCATCGATAACAATGATAATGTAAAAGCAGAAGGCGAATCGGTGACGGTTTACATTAATGACAGAAAATCGGTTTTCACGGGCAAAGAACTTAAGGAATATCTTAAAACTATTCCTGCTGACAACTTGATGAAAATCGAGGTCATCACAAGTCCGTCTTCGCGTTATGAGGCTACTGGTTCCGTCATCAACATCGTCTTGAAAAAGCGTGATGACGAAGGCTTGAAAGGTAGTATTTCCCTAACAAATACTCAGAATACAAAGAACAACCAATACGGAAGTTTGAACCTTAATTATCATAAAAAATACTTCACGCAGACCTTCACAGGAAGTTACAGCGACAACGTTTTTATCAACTCAAACTCCAGCCGAAATACTTATTACAAGGACAATTCTTTGCAACTGATTGATGCGGAAAGTGCTTACACGGGAAAAAGTCCCTCGTTTTCCTCCACGTCGGAATTTGAGTTGAATGACAAAAATAACGTCGGTCTCGTCTTGGAATATTTCCGTGGCGACCGCGGTGCTACGACCAATTCTACAGTCAACAATTATCTGGGCGACGTTTTTCAGAATGGATTTGTTCAAAATCTAAATTCGGCCACAATCAATAATACGTTGGGAACCAATTTGTTCTATAAATATTATGACAAAGAGAAAAACCGGATTTTGGATATCAACATTGGAACCAACTACGATTCTGAAAAAGGGACGACCAATTTTGATAGATTTGATGAAAGCAATTCTCTCACCGAGCAGAGATTTATCGACAATTATTCTCAAAACCGAAATTACTTCGCCAAGGTGGATTACACAATGCCAATCGGCAAAGGCGGAAGTTTTGAAGTCGGCGGAAAAGCGAATTTCAACAACAATGTGATTCCGAACAACTATCGTTATTTTTTTGATAATGGTTTGGAGGCTGACAGCAATATTTTCAAATACACGGAAAACATCAACTCGCTGTATGCCAATTACAGCCAGACTTTTTTCGAAAAATTGGAAACGAGAATCGGACTTCGCTACGAATATATCAAATATAAAATCCGTCAAAATGGCGTAGATGCGAGAACTGATTCTTACGGAACTTTCTTGCCAAATCTCTTGATAAAATATGCATTCTCACCAAATTATGATTTGAGTTTGACGTACAATCGAAATCTCTGGCGCCCTTGGTATTCGGAGTTCAACACGTTCGAAATGCCTTCAAACAATGGGTTTTATTACCGTGGAAACACCGAACTTTTACCCAATCCAAGCGACAGGATTGCTTTGAAGTTTGGGATTCATAAGAAATATTTCATCTCCGCGAGATATATGTTCACAGACCAGGATTATTGGACTAATTATTTGGAGGAAGACGGCAGAACAATCAGTTTTCCGGACAACTTCAAAGGAAAAGTGGAGAAGCTTTACGTTTTTGCAAACACCAATCAGAATCTTTTCAAAAACAAGTTGAACGTAAACTTCGGAATTGGCTGGTATTACATTGACAACAGCGATTTCAACAGCAGAAACAGATTGAGCCCGGAAAGCAATTACATCAATTATTTCTCAGGTTCTACCAATTTGTCGTACACCAATTTGTTTAATAAAAATATCAACATCAGTGCTTGGATGAGTGTTGATAATCAAAATAACGGAAACTCTGTTGCCAATCAATACAACTTTTTCCACAATATTTCTGTCACCAAGATTTTCCCAGTCTCGCAAATTGAAACCAGTTTGCAGTTGATGAATATCTTCAAAAGACCATCGATGGATATGACGACTTACAGCCAAATCGGAACATTCCAAAACCGCAACAAATGGGATTGGTACGGCTTCTCTCTGACATTCGTCAAACGATTCGGAAACCAAAAAGTAAAAGAAAACACCAAAACGGATGTTGAGAAAAACTCTGGCGGAAGCAAATAG
- a CDS encoding YdeI/OmpD-associated family protein: MSEKVDKHIQEAKQWKDEMNTLRTIILDCQLEEDFKWGKPCYASNGKNIVLIQGFKEYFALLFFKGGIMKDSHQLLVKMGENTQAGRQMRFENVQDILSKKDIIKDYIFEALKIEERGEKVEIKKEATAIPVEFQMKLDENPTLKSAFEALTAGRQRAYLIHFSAPKQSKTRDSRIEKYIPNILDGKGMND, translated from the coding sequence ATGAGTGAAAAAGTTGACAAGCACATCCAAGAAGCCAAACAATGGAAAGACGAGATGAATACTTTGAGAACCATCATCTTAGACTGCCAGTTGGAGGAAGATTTCAAATGGGGAAAACCTTGTTACGCGTCCAATGGGAAAAATATTGTTCTGATTCAAGGTTTCAAAGAATATTTTGCGCTTTTATTTTTCAAAGGTGGCATAATGAAAGATTCGCATCAACTCCTTGTAAAAATGGGAGAAAATACGCAAGCCGGAAGACAAATGCGTTTTGAAAATGTTCAGGATATTTTAAGTAAAAAGGACATCATCAAAGATTATATTTTCGAAGCCCTAAAAATTGAAGAACGTGGAGAAAAAGTAGAAATAAAAAAGGAAGCAACAGCAATTCCAGTAGAATTTCAAATGAAACTAGATGAAAATCCAACATTGAAATCAGCTTTCGAAGCTTTGACAGCTGGAAGACAACGCGCTTATCTCATTCATTTTTCAGCACCGAAACAATCCAAAACCAGAGACTCCAGAATTGAAAAATATATCCCAAATATTCTTGATGGAAAAGGGATGAATGATTAA
- a CDS encoding DUF4256 domain-containing protein, whose amino-acid sequence MKNKPRLSLEQQSELIKILKTRFEKNMTRHENINWENVQKKLESNPERLWSLSEMERTEGEPDVVGYDKKTDEYLFFDCSAESPKGRRSLCYDRKALDSRKENKPANSAIDLANEIGIEILDEAQYRHLQSLGNFDLKTSSWIKTPEDIRKLGGAVFCDKRYNMVFLYHNGAESYYSARGLRGFLKV is encoded by the coding sequence ATGAAAAACAAACCTCGGCTTTCCTTAGAACAACAATCAGAATTAATAAAGATTCTGAAAACCCGTTTCGAAAAAAATATGACGCGCCACGAGAATATCAACTGGGAAAACGTTCAGAAAAAACTGGAATCAAATCCTGAAAGACTCTGGTCACTCAGTGAAATGGAAAGAACCGAAGGCGAACCAGATGTTGTTGGTTATGATAAAAAAACAGACGAATATCTCTTTTTCGATTGTTCCGCAGAAAGTCCAAAGGGCAGACGAAGCCTTTGCTACGACCGAAAAGCTTTAGATTCCAGAAAGGAAAACAAACCGGCAAATAGCGCCATAGATTTGGCCAATGAAATCGGAATCGAGATTTTGGACGAAGCACAATATCGCCATTTGCAATCTTTAGGAAACTTTGATTTGAAAACGTCGAGCTGGATAAAAACGCCGGAAGACATTAGGAAATTAGGTGGCGCAGTTTTCTGTGATAAGCGTTACAACATGGTTTTCCTTTATCACAACGGTGCGGAATCTTATTATTCGGCGAGAGGTCTTCGTGGTTTTTTGAAAGTTTGA
- a CDS encoding transcriptional repressor, which produces MKRRNTPAKEAVLNLLTTTGKAMSQDAIEGKINLEMDRATIYRVLNRFCEDGILHRIVAEDGKQYFAVCIKCDEKKLADHHFHFRCTVCQTIECLPVPVQFSLPANYQVESVNCVLTGVCKDCH; this is translated from the coding sequence ATGAAAAGAAGAAATACACCCGCAAAAGAAGCCGTCTTGAATCTGTTGACGACCACAGGAAAGGCGATGAGCCAAGACGCCATCGAGGGGAAAATCAATCTGGAAATGGACAGAGCCACAATTTACAGAGTCTTAAATAGATTTTGCGAAGACGGAATTCTCCACAGGATTGTAGCGGAAGACGGGAAACAATACTTCGCCGTCTGCATCAAATGTGATGAAAAAAAATTAGCCGACCATCATTTTCATTTCCGGTGCACGGTTTGTCAAACGATAGAATGTCTGCCGGTTCCAGTTCAGTTTTCTTTGCCAGCAAATTATCAAGTGGAAAGTGTGAATTGTGTGCTGACGGGTGTTTGTAAGGATTGCCACTAA
- a CDS encoding NAD(P)/FAD-dependent oxidoreductase: MENQYDVIIIGGSYAGLSSAMCLGRSLRNVLVIDSGKPCNAQTPHSQNFLTQDGKTPKEISIIAKEQVEKYKTVEFYEGLATAGIKTENGFEITTGNGEKFSSKKLIFATGIVDEVPNIKGFKECWGISLIHCPYCHGYEFQNKKTGIIANGDRGFHIASLVNNLTKDLTIFTRGKADFTDEQLEKLNKNNIQIIETEIEELKHQNGMVESLILSDGNVLNFEAVYGAFPFTQHSDIAESLGCEMTEMGHIKIDQFQKTNVAGFLACGDNSSPMRSVANAVYTGNLAGAMVNAELTAESF; encoded by the coding sequence ATGGAAAATCAATACGATGTAATTATAATTGGAGGCAGTTATGCAGGACTTTCTTCAGCGATGTGTTTGGGACGTTCACTTAGAAACGTTTTGGTCATCGATAGTGGAAAACCTTGCAATGCACAGACGCCACATTCGCAAAACTTCCTGACGCAAGACGGAAAAACGCCGAAAGAAATTTCGATAATTGCCAAAGAACAAGTTGAGAAATATAAGACGGTCGAGTTTTACGAAGGTTTGGCGACAGCAGGCATCAAAACAGAAAATGGTTTTGAAATCACAACTGGAAACGGCGAGAAATTCTCATCAAAAAAACTGATTTTCGCAACTGGAATTGTGGATGAAGTTCCAAACATCAAAGGTTTCAAAGAATGCTGGGGAATTTCGTTAATCCATTGTCCATATTGTCACGGCTATGAATTTCAGAACAAAAAAACAGGCATCATTGCGAATGGCGACCGCGGTTTTCACATTGCATCTTTAGTAAATAATCTGACCAAAGATTTGACGATTTTCACAAGAGGAAAAGCTGATTTCACCGATGAGCAACTTGAAAAATTAAATAAAAATAATATTCAAATTATCGAAACCGAGATTGAAGAATTGAAACATCAAAACGGAATGGTCGAAAGCCTGATTTTATCCGATGGCAATGTCTTGAACTTCGAAGCGGTTTACGGCGCGTTTCCATTCACTCAACATTCCGACATTGCCGAATCTTTGGGTTGCGAGATGACAGAAATGGGCCACATCAAAATCGACCAATTTCAGAAGACAAATGTTGCAGGATTCTTGGCTTGCGGTGACAATTCCAGCCCGATGCGTTCTGTTGCCAATGCGGTTTACACCGGAAATCTGGCTGGCGCGATGGTGAACGCGGAGTTGACCGCAGAATCATTTTAG
- a CDS encoding Crp/Fnr family transcriptional regulator — protein sequence MNILRNHIEKIITLTDEEFELIDSCFHSKKYRKKDLVIKENDSVSQVYFIVSGLMKLYVIDRDTNEHIISFSMEDWWETDYMAFYTESKATQFLQCLEDTEVLCLSFSDYQKLNEAIPKLEHFFLKKAIGGHIANQKRILSLLTLTAKEKYEQLLHSYSSLLQRIPKTVLANYLGVSRETLSRFFVESKKM from the coding sequence ATGAACATCCTGCGAAATCACATCGAAAAAATAATTACCCTCACAGACGAGGAATTTGAGTTGATTGATTCCTGCTTTCATTCTAAAAAGTACAGAAAAAAGGATTTAGTCATCAAAGAAAATGATTCTGTAAGCCAAGTGTATTTCATTGTTTCTGGCTTAATGAAATTGTACGTCATAGACCGCGATACCAATGAACATATCATCTCCTTTTCTATGGAAGACTGGTGGGAAACGGATTATATGGCATTCTACACCGAGAGCAAAGCCACGCAGTTTTTGCAATGTTTGGAAGATACGGAAGTGCTTTGTCTGTCATTTTCAGATTATCAAAAACTTAATGAGGCGATTCCAAAACTTGAACATTTTTTCCTCAAAAAAGCAATTGGAGGACATATTGCCAATCAGAAAAGAATTTTGTCTTTGCTTACTTTGACGGCCAAAGAAAAATATGAACAGCTCCTACATTCCTATTCAAGCCTGTTGCAGAGAATTCCAAAGACGGTTTTAGCAAATTATCTCGGCGTGTCTCGTGAGACCTTGAGTCGATTTTTTGTAGAATCGAAAAAGATGTGA
- a CDS encoding RidA family protein produces the protein MEKRIINPWKWQDARNYAQAVEVKNVQSTLYVSGQTAIDDDGISSDADMRTQLIKTLENLEKVIHQADFELKNIVRLNVYTTEHSELFENFDVLQNWISKNGIQQATTVMEVKTLFETLKVELEATVVK, from the coding sequence ATGGAAAAAAGAATCATCAATCCCTGGAAATGGCAGGATGCAAGAAATTATGCTCAAGCTGTGGAAGTCAAGAATGTGCAAAGTACACTTTATGTTTCCGGGCAAACTGCTATAGATGATGATGGAATATCAAGTGATGCTGATATGCGAACTCAACTCATCAAAACTTTGGAAAATCTTGAAAAGGTCATTCATCAGGCAGATTTTGAATTAAAAAACATTGTTCGTCTCAATGTTTACACCACTGAGCATTCTGAATTGTTTGAGAACTTTGATGTTCTCCAAAACTGGATTTCCAAGAATGGAATTCAACAGGCAACAACCGTGATGGAAGTCAAAACATTATTCGAAACTTTGAAGGTGGAATTGGAAGCCACCGTTGTAAAATAA
- a CDS encoding malate dehydrogenase produces MKVTVVGAGAVGASCAEYIAMKDFAAEVVLVDIKEGFAEGKAMDLMQTASLNGFDTKITGTTGDYSKTAGSKVAVITSGIPRKPGMTREELIGINAGIVKEVTQNLVKHSPDVIIIVVSNPMDTMAYLVHKTSGLPKERIIGMGGALDSARFKYRLAEALESPISDVDGMVIAAHSDTGMLPLFSKATRNGVPVSEFLSDEQKANVIEETKVGGATLTKLLGTSAWYAPGAAVSVMVQSILCDQKKMIPCSLMLDGEYGESDICLGVPAIIGKDGVEKIVDITLTEDEKAKFAEAAKAVRDVNGDLKF; encoded by the coding sequence ATGAAAGTTACCGTAGTTGGCGCAGGCGCAGTAGGAGCCAGTTGTGCAGAATACATTGCAATGAAAGATTTTGCAGCAGAAGTTGTTTTGGTGGACATCAAAGAAGGTTTCGCAGAAGGAAAAGCAATGGACCTAATGCAAACAGCTTCTCTTAACGGTTTTGACACCAAAATTACCGGAACAACTGGAGATTATTCCAAAACTGCAGGTTCCAAAGTAGCTGTGATCACATCCGGAATCCCAAGAAAACCGGGAATGACGAGAGAAGAATTGATCGGAATCAACGCTGGAATCGTGAAAGAGGTGACTCAAAACTTGGTAAAACATTCGCCAGATGTAATCATCATTGTGGTTTCCAATCCAATGGATACAATGGCGTATTTGGTACACAAAACTAGTGGACTTCCAAAAGAAAGAATCATCGGAATGGGTGGTGCTTTGGACTCTGCAAGATTCAAATACAGATTGGCAGAAGCCTTGGAATCTCCAATCTCTGATGTGGACGGAATGGTGATCGCGGCGCATTCTGACACAGGAATGTTGCCACTTTTCAGCAAAGCAACTAGAAATGGTGTTCCAGTTTCAGAATTCTTGAGCGATGAGCAAAAAGCAAATGTTATCGAAGAAACCAAAGTTGGTGGAGCAACATTGACCAAATTATTAGGAACTTCTGCTTGGTACGCACCAGGCGCGGCGGTTTCTGTAATGGTTCAGTCCATCCTTTGCGACCAAAAGAAAATGATTCCTTGTTCATTGATGCTTGACGGCGAATATGGCGAAAGCGACATCTGTCTTGGTGTTCCAGCAATTATCGGAAAAGATGGTGTTGAGAAGATTGTAGACATTACATTGACAGAAGACGAAAAAGCGAAGTTTGCTGAGGCTGCAAAAGCTGTAAGAGATGTGAACGGAGATTTGAAGTTCTAA
- the pfkA gene encoding 6-phosphofructokinase — MSENNIKSIAVLTSGGDAPGMNAALRAVVRTANHYKIDCYGIREGYNGLIAGDIIKMGPRSVKNIINQGGTILKSARSKEFMTPEGRKKAYDQCVKLGVDAIVCIGGDGSFTGAKVFNEEHGIKVIGVPGTIDNDIFGTDKTIGYDTALNTAMDSIDKIRDTATSHNRVFFVEVMGRDAGFIALNSGIATGALDILIPERKDSLEDLFNTFRTAEKVGKSSSIVVVAEGEELGNIYDLAKATKGEFPNYDIRVTILGHIQRGGSPSCADRVLASHLGYGAVIGLMEGQNKVMVGMQSNKIVYTPIEEAIKKHNEIDKDLLKIAEILAM, encoded by the coding sequence ATGTCAGAAAACAACATAAAATCTATTGCGGTTTTGACTTCTGGAGGCGATGCTCCTGGGATGAATGCTGCACTTAGAGCTGTTGTAAGAACAGCAAATCACTACAAGATAGACTGTTATGGTATCCGCGAAGGTTACAATGGTCTTATTGCAGGTGATATAATAAAGATGGGACCACGTTCTGTCAAAAATATTATCAATCAAGGTGGAACGATTCTGAAGTCTGCCAGATCAAAGGAATTTATGACGCCGGAAGGCAGAAAAAAAGCTTATGATCAATGTGTCAAATTAGGTGTGGATGCGATAGTTTGTATCGGTGGAGACGGAAGTTTTACAGGTGCAAAGGTTTTCAATGAGGAACACGGCATCAAAGTAATTGGTGTTCCAGGAACCATTGACAACGATATCTTCGGTACAGACAAAACCATTGGTTATGACACTGCGCTTAATACGGCGATGGATTCTATCGACAAGATCCGTGATACGGCAACTTCCCACAACAGAGTTTTCTTTGTGGAAGTGATGGGACGTGATGCAGGTTTTATTGCGCTCAACAGTGGAATCGCAACTGGCGCACTTGACATCCTGATCCCGGAAAGAAAAGATAGTTTGGAAGATCTCTTCAACACGTTCAGAACTGCTGAAAAAGTAGGAAAATCATCCAGCATTGTAGTGGTAGCGGAAGGTGAAGAACTTGGAAACATCTACGATCTTGCGAAAGCGACCAAAGGAGAATTCCCTAACTACGACATCCGTGTAACCATTTTGGGCCACATTCAAAGAGGTGGATCACCGAGCTGTGCCGACAGGGTACTTGCAAGCCACTTGGGCTATGGTGCCGTAATCGGTCTAATGGAAGGACAGAACAAAGTAATGGTCGGAATGCAGTCGAACAAGATCGTCTACACTCCAATAGAAGAAGCCATCAAAAAACATAACGAAATAGACAAGGATCTACTGAAAATAGCTGAGATTTTGGCGATGTAA
- the gap gene encoding type I glyceraldehyde-3-phosphate dehydrogenase: protein MSTIKVGINGFGRIGRLVFRAMTERENIEVVGINDLIDAEYMAYMLKYDSVHGTFKGEVSVQGNNLVVNGKTIRVTAEKDPNNLKWNEVGAEYIVESTGLFLSKETAQAHINAGAKKVILSAPPKDDTPMFVMGVNHKELTSDIAIFSNASCTTNCLAPLAKVIHDNFGIAEGLMTTVHATTATQKTVDGPSAKDWRGGRSALNNIIPSSTGAAKAVGKVIPSLNGKLTGMSFRVPTADVSVVDLTVKLDKPTSYEEICAAIKTASEGDLKGILGYTEDAVVSQDFVSDSRTSIFDKEAGIMLNPTFVKLVSWYDNEWGYSNKLADMLVHSASL, encoded by the coding sequence ATGTCAACAATTAAAGTAGGAATCAACGGATTCGGAAGAATCGGACGTTTAGTTTTCAGAGCAATGACTGAAAGAGAAAATATCGAAGTTGTAGGGATCAATGACCTTATCGATGCAGAATACATGGCTTACATGCTAAAGTACGATTCAGTTCACGGAACGTTCAAAGGAGAAGTATCAGTTCAAGGTAACAACCTTGTGGTAAACGGAAAAACAATCCGTGTAACTGCTGAGAAAGATCCTAACAACCTAAAATGGAATGAAGTAGGTGCAGAATATATTGTAGAATCTACAGGATTATTCTTGTCTAAAGAAACTGCACAAGCTCATATCAACGCCGGAGCTAAGAAAGTGATCCTTTCTGCACCACCAAAAGATGATACACCAATGTTCGTAATGGGTGTAAACCACAAAGAATTGACCAGCGATATCGCTATCTTCTCAAACGCATCTTGTACGACTAACTGTCTTGCACCTCTTGCAAAAGTGATTCACGATAACTTCGGGATCGCAGAAGGTCTTATGACAACTGTACACGCTACAACTGCAACTCAGAAAACTGTAGATGGACCGTCCGCAAAAGACTGGAGAGGTGGTAGATCTGCATTGAACAACATCATCCCTTCTTCTACAGGAGCTGCAAAAGCGGTAGGAAAAGTGATCCCATCTCTAAACGGGAAATTGACTGGAATGTCTTTCAGAGTTCCAACTGCTGACGTTTCTGTAGTAGATTTAACTGTAAAATTGGACAAACCAACTTCTTACGAAGAGATCTGCGCAGCAATCAAAACTGCATCTGAAGGTGACCTTAAAGGTATCCTTGGATATACGGAAGATGCTGTAGTTTCTCAGGATTTCGTAAGCGATTCTAGAACTTCTATCTTCGATAAAGAGGCTGGAATTATGTTGAACCCAACTTTCGTGAAATTGGTATCTTGGTACGACAACGAATGGGGCTATTCTAACAAATTGGCAGATATGCTTGTACATTCAGCTTCTTTGTAA
- a CDS encoding oxygenase MpaB family protein, translating to MDKSILQPRFRDSAHFKNFWETGNGKQLIEFSSAEVSFKDFDKFSKYYYHVDEIGDEVVKDIYFTQSFPEASKQIENYIRNGISENDDVPESVKLLFGQTQSVPDWVDFELIKSGAELCMRCNVDSLISLRDYCLIGGYDYAYLNKPLIVTEALKKGAVKRLSETLDFWVNVTRPDSLLAQRKGYQFAIKTRLIHSYARLSIKKHYKNWDTKNWGEPINSWDMMATYIGFSLVFLYSLKKLGNTFSEQEEKGLFHLWKYVGYLLGIPENLLPDDKKQATEYFYLWTSVQPSADKDSVLLAHSLLNESLENPILKFDFQRRNLRYLHICCTWFLLDNEVCERLEIPKVKNRNLFPVSKKIFNKIYEKTISREARIKN from the coding sequence ATGGACAAATCAATTCTACAACCTCGATTCAGAGATTCAGCACATTTCAAAAACTTTTGGGAAACCGGGAACGGTAAACAACTCATAGAATTTTCCAGCGCAGAAGTCAGCTTTAAAGATTTTGATAAATTTTCTAAATATTATTATCACGTTGATGAAATCGGAGATGAAGTCGTCAAAGACATTTACTTCACACAATCCTTTCCCGAAGCTTCAAAACAAATTGAAAATTATATCAGAAATGGCATTTCTGAGAACGATGATGTTCCAGAAAGTGTCAAATTACTTTTTGGACAAACTCAGTCAGTTCCAGATTGGGTAGATTTTGAATTGATAAAAAGTGGCGCCGAACTCTGTATGCGTTGCAATGTGGATTCTTTGATTTCCCTGAGAGATTATTGTTTGATTGGTGGCTACGATTATGCCTATCTCAATAAACCATTGATTGTAACAGAAGCCTTGAAAAAAGGTGCCGTGAAACGCCTATCCGAAACTTTGGATTTTTGGGTTAATGTTACCCGACCCGACTCACTTCTCGCCCAGCGAAAAGGTTACCAGTTTGCCATCAAAACAAGACTCATCCATTCCTACGCAAGACTTTCCATCAAGAAACATTATAAAAATTGGGATACGAAAAACTGGGGAGAACCCATTAATTCCTGGGATATGATGGCAACTTACATCGGTTTCAGTCTGGTGTTTTTATACAGTTTGAAAAAATTGGGAAACACCTTTTCTGAGCAAGAGGAAAAAGGACTTTTTCACCTTTGGAAATATGTCGGCTATTTGTTGGGAATTCCAGAGAACCTTCTACCCGATGACAAAAAGCAAGCGACAGAATATTTTTATCTATGGACTTCTGTGCAACCTTCAGCGGACAAAGATTCCGTTTTGCTAGCACATTCGTTATTAAATGAATCATTGGAGAATCCTATCCTTAAATTTGATTTTCAAAGGCGAAACCTACGCTATCTGCACATCTGTTGCACTTGGTTTTTATTAGACAATGAAGTTTGTGAAAGATTGGAAATTCCGAAAGTGAAAAACAGAAACCTATTTCCTGTTTCAAAAAAGATTTTCAACAAAATCTATGAAAAAACAATCAGCCGAGAAGCAAGAATTAAGAATTAA
- the recA gene encoding recombinase RecA, with product MSTNDDKKKALQLVLEKLDKTYGKGTVMTLGEDSVDHTIEVIPSGSLGIDLALGVGGYPRGRVIEIYGPESSGKTTLTLHAIAEAQKTGGIAAFIDAEHAFDRSYAAKLGVDLENLIISQPDNGEQALEIADNLIRSGAIDIVVIDSVAALTPKAEIEGEMGDSKMGLHARLMSQALRKLTGSISRTKCTVIFINQLREKIGVMFGNPETTTGGNALKFYASVRIDIRKASAPIKNGDEAVGSRVKVKVVKNKVAPPFKMAEFDIMYGEGISKSGEILDTAVDLAVVKKSGSWFSYEDTKLGQGRDAVKDVLKDNPELSEEIEGKIREIIKNK from the coding sequence ATGAGTACAAACGACGATAAGAAAAAAGCACTACAACTGGTGCTGGAAAAACTAGATAAAACCTACGGAAAAGGAACCGTAATGACTTTGGGCGAGGATTCTGTGGACCACACGATAGAAGTAATTCCATCGGGTTCATTGGGAATTGACCTGGCTTTAGGTGTTGGTGGCTACCCAAGAGGAAGAGTGATCGAGATCTACGGACCAGAATCTTCCGGTAAAACAACCTTGACTTTACACGCAATTGCGGAAGCTCAAAAAACTGGTGGAATCGCTGCTTTCATAGATGCAGAGCACGCATTCGACAGAAGCTACGCTGCAAAATTGGGTGTGGATCTGGAAAACTTGATCATCTCTCAACCAGACAATGGTGAGCAAGCTTTGGAAATTGCAGACAACTTGATTCGTTCAGGTGCAATTGATATCGTGGTGATCGATTCCGTTGCCGCATTGACGCCGAAAGCAGAGATCGAAGGTGAAATGGGAGATTCGAAAATGGGTCTTCACGCAAGATTGATGTCTCAGGCTTTGAGAAAATTGACAGGTTCGATCTCAAGAACAAAATGTACTGTGATCTTCATCAACCAGCTTCGTGAGAAGATCGGTGTGATGTTCGGTAACCCAGAAACGACAACTGGTGGAAACGCATTGAAATTCTACGCTTCTGTAAGAATTGACATCAGAAAAGCAAGTGCACCGATCAAGAATGGTGACGAAGCTGTTGGAAGCCGTGTAAAAGTGAAGGTTGTGAAAAACAAAGTAGCGCCACCTTTCAAAATGGCTGAATTTGACATTATGTACGGTGAAGGAATTTCTAAGTCTGGAGAGATCTTGGATACTGCGGTAGATCTTGCTGTAGTTAAGAAAAGTGGATCTTGGTTCAGCTACGAAGACACCAAATTGGGTCAAGGCCGTGATGCTGTGAAAGACGTATTGAAAGATAATCCTGAACTTTCTGAGGAAATCGAAGGTAAGATCAGAGAGATCATCAAAAATAAATAA